One genomic segment of Natrialbaceae archaeon AArc-T1-2 includes these proteins:
- a CDS encoding DUF502 domain-containing protein translates to MTSWKRDFASGLIVLGPILVTLYIIYWLYGLVAGLTPGLILDADVLRPLIPGGSDQAVQTREQIAQLLRVLVALSVFAILTLSVGYLMRTTVGSLVERVVDDVANRVPGLRVVYNASKMAAETAFGEQESLQEPVKLETWNGLRMTAFKTGKTTDDGREVLFLPTSPNITTGFVIEVESDRITEIDEDVEEALTRVLSAGFGDSERNSGIGGGVPIDVVDERAAERNDD, encoded by the coding sequence ATGACCTCCTGGAAGCGGGACTTCGCGAGCGGGCTCATTGTTCTCGGCCCGATACTCGTTACCCTCTACATCATCTACTGGCTCTACGGACTCGTTGCGGGACTGACCCCGGGACTGATCCTCGACGCCGACGTTCTCCGGCCGCTGATCCCGGGCGGTAGCGATCAGGCCGTCCAGACGCGCGAACAGATCGCACAGCTCCTTCGCGTTCTCGTCGCGCTCTCGGTCTTTGCCATTCTCACGCTCTCGGTCGGCTATCTCATGCGAACGACGGTCGGCAGCCTCGTCGAACGCGTCGTCGACGACGTCGCCAACCGCGTTCCCGGACTTCGAGTCGTCTACAACGCCTCGAAGATGGCCGCCGAGACCGCCTTCGGCGAACAGGAGTCGCTGCAAGAACCCGTCAAACTCGAGACCTGGAACGGGCTTCGGATGACCGCGTTCAAAACCGGAAAGACGACCGACGACGGACGTGAAGTGCTGTTCCTGCCGACGTCGCCGAACATCACCACCGGATTCGTCATCGAGGTCGAGTCCGACCGGATAACCGAGATCGACGAAGACGTTGAAGAGGCGCTGACACGAGTCTTGAGCGCCGGGTTCGGCGACTCGGAGCGCAACAGCGGCATCGGAGGCGGCGTCCCCATCGACGTCGTCGACGAACGCGCAGCCGAACGGAACGACGACTGA
- a CDS encoding proline dehydrogenase family protein has product MIPPIANRFVAGEHPAVALEHARRLNDRGVNAILNLLGEHYEDRESAADDADEYRRLIDDIAAAELSACVSVKPTQLGLDVGEDVFRELLAAVVSHGRKRDVFVWLDMEDHTTTDATLEAYEELAREHGGGIGVCVQANLRRTRDDVERLADVPGKVRFTKGAYDEPASVAYTDKTVVDRELLSLLEYAFAEYDGAVAVGSHDPAVIERAIALHETYGTDFEIQMLMGVREDTQYELASEYEVWQYVPHGDRWKSYFYRRMTERTENITFAARAVLGR; this is encoded by the coding sequence ATGATCCCGCCCATCGCGAACCGGTTCGTCGCCGGCGAACACCCCGCCGTGGCGCTCGAGCACGCCCGCCGACTGAACGACCGCGGCGTCAACGCCATCCTCAACCTGCTCGGGGAACACTACGAGGACCGCGAGTCCGCCGCAGACGACGCCGACGAGTACCGCCGACTGATCGACGACATTGCGGCCGCCGAGCTGTCGGCGTGTGTCTCGGTCAAACCAACTCAGCTCGGGCTGGACGTCGGCGAGGACGTCTTCCGGGAGCTGCTCGCGGCGGTCGTTTCCCACGGCCGCAAGCGGGACGTCTTCGTCTGGCTCGACATGGAAGATCACACGACGACCGACGCGACGCTCGAGGCCTACGAGGAGCTCGCACGGGAACACGGGGGCGGGATCGGCGTCTGCGTGCAGGCGAACCTGAGACGGACTCGCGACGACGTCGAACGACTGGCCGACGTCCCCGGGAAGGTGCGGTTCACGAAGGGTGCCTACGACGAGCCGGCGTCGGTCGCGTACACGGACAAGACAGTCGTCGACCGTGAGCTCCTGTCGTTGCTCGAGTACGCCTTCGCCGAGTACGACGGCGCGGTTGCGGTCGGGAGTCACGATCCGGCGGTGATCGAACGCGCGATTGCACTCCATGAAACCTACGGGACGGACTTCGAGATCCAGATGCTGATGGGTGTTCGTGAAGACACACAGTACGAACTGGCATCGGAGTACGAGGTCTGGCAGTACGTCCCTCACGGCGACCGGTGGAAGTCGTACTTCTATCGACGCATGACAGAACGCACGGAGAACATCACGTTCGCGGCCCGAGCCGTTTTGGGGCGATGA
- a CDS encoding CDP-2,3-bis-(O-geranylgeranyl)-sn-glycerol synthase, which translates to MAVLETIVVAFWAMLPAYVPNNAAVLAGGGRPIDGGRTLGDSRLLGDGKTWRGTAAGILAGAALAAVLTLLADDVSAAIGIDVPAFTPAAALGLAAGAMLGDILASFLKRRTGRERGAMFPGLDQLDFVVVSLPLTALVATEWFLEVFTWGVILAVVVLTPVLHVGTNVIAYKLGLKDEPW; encoded by the coding sequence ATGGCAGTACTCGAGACGATCGTCGTCGCGTTCTGGGCGATGTTGCCCGCCTACGTGCCGAACAACGCCGCAGTGCTTGCCGGCGGCGGCCGACCGATCGACGGCGGCCGGACTCTGGGTGACAGTCGACTCCTCGGCGACGGCAAGACCTGGCGTGGAACGGCTGCGGGCATTCTCGCAGGCGCGGCACTCGCGGCGGTGCTGACGCTGCTTGCAGACGACGTGAGCGCGGCGATCGGCATCGACGTGCCGGCGTTTACGCCCGCTGCGGCCCTGGGGCTTGCAGCGGGAGCCATGCTCGGTGACATTCTCGCCTCGTTTCTCAAGCGCCGGACGGGCAGAGAACGCGGCGCGATGTTCCCCGGCCTCGACCAGCTCGATTTCGTCGTCGTCTCGCTGCCGCTGACCGCGCTCGTGGCGACGGAGTGGTTCCTCGAGGTCTTCACCTGGGGCGTGATCCTCGCCGTCGTCGTGCTCACGCCAGTGTTACACGTCGGGACGAACGTGATCGCTTACAAGCTAGGACTGAAAGACGAGCCCTGGTGA
- a CDS encoding macro domain-containing protein, translated as MEFDVVQGDIAAQEADALVNAAGTSLRMGSGVAGALRRGAGEGINEEAMSKGPVDLGDVTVTDAYDLAAEYVIHAAAMAHYGDGKATEESIRDATRNALERADELGCESLVIPALGCGVAGFDLAEGARIIAETIADYEPETLADVRFITYSDDEYATIRDVATAVES; from the coding sequence ATGGAGTTCGACGTCGTTCAGGGCGACATCGCCGCACAGGAAGCAGACGCCCTCGTCAACGCCGCCGGGACGAGCCTCCGGATGGGTTCCGGCGTCGCCGGCGCACTCCGTCGCGGGGCCGGCGAGGGGATCAACGAGGAGGCGATGAGCAAGGGGCCAGTCGACCTCGGCGACGTCACCGTCACCGACGCCTACGACCTCGCGGCCGAGTACGTCATCCACGCCGCTGCGATGGCTCACTACGGGGACGGGAAGGCGACCGAAGAGAGCATCCGCGATGCGACCCGGAACGCCCTCGAGAGAGCCGACGAGCTGGGCTGTGAGTCGCTCGTGATCCCCGCACTCGGCTGTGGCGTCGCCGGCTTCGACCTCGCGGAGGGTGCCCGGATCATCGCCGAGACGATCGCCGACTACGAGCCGGAGACGCTCGCGGACGTCCGGTTCATCACCTACAGTGACGACGAGTACGCGACGATCCGAGACGTTGCCACGGCCGTCGAGAGCTGA
- a CDS encoding triphosphoribosyl-dephospho-CoA synthase: MRPPAQNAELALLLEVSGTPKPGNVDRRRNLSELRYEHFLAGAVGARDGLRMAEHGAALGAAFERAVAGMSAQRGGNTQFGALLLLVPLTRAAGEDLSPPVLESILEGTTVADAADFYRAFEHVDVGVGEPPEGLEALDVRRGSDAIPDLEERGLTLLDVMDRSAPVDDVAREWVTGFERSFIAAERITDADGPATDRAAVTFLSLLAERPDTFVAKRHDEGVAREVTDRAADLYDRDALDRDPEAVEDFADELVSRGINPGTTADLTAAGLFIALEHDTLEI, encoded by the coding sequence ATGCGACCGCCTGCCCAGAACGCCGAACTCGCACTCTTGCTCGAGGTCTCGGGCACGCCGAAACCGGGCAACGTCGATCGCCGTCGTAACCTGTCGGAGTTGCGATACGAACACTTCCTCGCGGGAGCCGTCGGCGCGAGGGACGGCCTCCGGATGGCCGAACACGGCGCAGCGCTCGGTGCGGCCTTCGAGCGCGCCGTCGCCGGCATGAGCGCACAACGCGGCGGCAACACCCAGTTCGGGGCGTTGCTGTTGCTCGTCCCGCTTACCCGTGCCGCCGGCGAAGACCTCTCGCCGCCGGTGCTCGAGTCGATCCTCGAGGGGACGACCGTCGCCGACGCCGCCGACTTCTATCGCGCCTTCGAGCACGTCGACGTCGGCGTGGGAGAGCCACCCGAGGGACTCGAGGCACTCGACGTCCGCCGGGGCAGCGACGCGATCCCCGACCTCGAAGAGCGCGGCCTGACGCTTCTCGACGTGATGGACCGGAGCGCGCCGGTCGACGACGTCGCCCGCGAGTGGGTCACCGGGTTCGAACGGTCGTTCATCGCAGCCGAGCGGATCACCGACGCGGACGGACCGGCGACCGACCGGGCCGCCGTGACCTTCCTCTCCCTGCTCGCCGAACGCCCCGACACGTTCGTCGCGAAACGCCACGACGAGGGCGTCGCCCGGGAAGTGACAGACCGCGCAGCCGACCTCTACGACCGAGACGCCCTCGATCGTGACCCCGAGGCCGTCGAGGACTTCGCCGACGAGCTCGTCTCCCGCGGGATCAATCCGGGGACGACGGCAGACCTCACCGCTGCCGGGCTGTTCATCGCGCTGGAGCACGACACCCTCGAGATATGA
- a CDS encoding DUF447 domain-containing protein has product MSDDNPAEWPVSLSGVTESVVTTLGPNDRWNVAALGLFAGEDDLVTARTWGNTRTRRNFHRHGEGYVQFVADPLIFVEAALSITERDDPVLEAACAWTRVALEQVDAGEDEGTDWEEWELCPLESTVRERRVPTIDRGFGAVIEATVAASRLEVSGYDEDALRERLADYESVVERAGSEREREALERVREYSSW; this is encoded by the coding sequence ATGAGCGACGACAACCCGGCCGAGTGGCCCGTCTCTCTCTCCGGCGTCACCGAATCGGTCGTCACGACGCTCGGACCGAACGACCGCTGGAACGTCGCTGCACTGGGACTGTTCGCGGGCGAAGACGACCTCGTCACCGCGCGCACGTGGGGAAACACCCGTACGCGACGGAACTTCCACCGCCACGGCGAGGGCTACGTCCAGTTCGTCGCCGATCCCCTCATCTTCGTCGAGGCCGCGCTCTCGATCACCGAACGCGACGACCCCGTCCTCGAGGCGGCCTGTGCCTGGACCCGCGTCGCACTCGAGCAGGTCGACGCCGGCGAGGACGAGGGAACCGACTGGGAGGAGTGGGAGCTGTGCCCGCTCGAGTCGACCGTCCGTGAGCGTCGGGTGCCGACGATCGACCGTGGATTCGGGGCCGTGATCGAGGCGACCGTCGCCGCCTCCAGACTCGAGGTTTCCGGCTACGACGAGGACGCGCTTCGCGAGCGACTGGCAGACTACGAGTCGGTCGTCGAGCGAGCCGGCAGCGAGCGGGAACGAGAGGCGCTCGAGCGCGTTCGTGAGTATTCGTCGTGGTGA
- a CDS encoding 30S ribosomal protein S17e, producing the protein MAIKPAYVKKTGNILLERYPDAFTTDFEQNKESVEKLTNVESKGVRNRIAGYVTRKKSAQVPA; encoded by the coding sequence ATGGCAATCAAACCCGCCTACGTCAAAAAGACCGGGAACATCCTCCTCGAGCGATACCCGGACGCGTTTACGACCGACTTCGAACAGAACAAAGAGAGCGTCGAGAAGCTGACGAACGTCGAGTCGAAGGGCGTCCGCAACCGGATCGCGGGCTACGTCACCCGAAAGAAAAGCGCGCAAGTTCCGGCCTGA
- the asd gene encoding aspartate-semialdehyde dehydrogenase: MAVRVGVLGATGAVGQRLIELLDPHPDFEIAALTASDSSAGKQYRDVAKWRVDSPIPEDVAGMTVSATDPDEVSDDVDLIFSSLPSSVGAAVEPDFCEQGYVVSSNSSNARMADDVPLVIPEVNGDHLDLLEVQRDERGWDGALVKNPNCSTITFVPTLAALAEYGLETVHVATIQAVSGAGYDGVSSMEIIDNVIPYIGGEEEKLETESRKLLGSFDGASLELDDVEVGASCNRVPTIDGHLENIFVETTEDISPEEAAEAMRAYPSLSLRSSPDQLIEVFDAPDRPQPRLDRHVGNGMAIAAGGIRESTFGLQYNCLAHNTIRGAAGASVLNGELLLENGYL, translated from the coding sequence ATGGCAGTACGAGTAGGCGTACTCGGCGCTACGGGCGCCGTTGGACAGCGATTGATCGAACTTCTGGACCCACACCCCGACTTCGAGATCGCTGCGCTCACCGCGAGCGACTCGAGTGCGGGAAAGCAGTACCGTGACGTCGCGAAGTGGCGCGTCGACAGCCCCATTCCCGAGGACGTCGCCGGGATGACCGTCTCGGCGACCGACCCCGACGAGGTGAGCGACGACGTCGATCTCATCTTCTCGTCGCTTCCCTCGAGCGTGGGTGCTGCGGTCGAACCCGACTTCTGTGAGCAGGGCTACGTCGTCTCCTCGAACTCCTCGAACGCACGGATGGCCGACGACGTCCCGCTCGTCATCCCCGAGGTCAACGGCGATCACCTCGACTTACTCGAGGTCCAGCGCGACGAGCGTGGCTGGGACGGCGCGCTCGTGAAGAACCCGAATTGCTCGACGATCACGTTCGTCCCCACGCTGGCTGCGCTCGCAGAGTACGGCCTCGAGACGGTCCACGTCGCGACCATCCAGGCGGTCTCGGGTGCCGGCTACGACGGCGTCTCCTCGATGGAGATCATCGACAACGTCATTCCCTACATCGGTGGCGAAGAGGAGAAACTCGAGACCGAGTCCCGCAAGCTGCTCGGCAGCTTCGACGGGGCCTCCCTCGAACTCGACGACGTCGAGGTTGGCGCGTCCTGTAACCGCGTGCCGACGATCGACGGCCACCTCGAGAACATCTTCGTCGAGACGACCGAGGACATCTCGCCCGAAGAGGCGGCCGAGGCGATGCGGGCGTATCCCTCGCTTTCCCTCCGATCCTCGCCGGACCAACTCATCGAGGTCTTCGATGCTCCCGATCGCCCACAACCACGTCTCGACCGTCACGTCGGCAACGGCATGGCCATCGCCGCTGGCGGCATCCGCGAGTCCACGTTCGGCCTCCAGTACAACTGTCTTGCCCACAACACGATCCGCGGCGCTGCCGGCGCAAGCGTGTTAAACGGCGAGTTGTTGCTCGAGAACGGCTACCTCTAG
- a CDS encoding universal stress protein: MTLTFDDRVIVPVADPEDAERTTTALAPRLDRTSTVIIVHVIENDDGQATTPREEYANEILDRACAPLEGSDATVETETLYGDDVVATIFDAAETRDASAIAFTPREGGRITEWLTGNMARRLIREGSVPVIALPKVSLPRSDDED; this comes from the coding sequence ATGACGTTGACGTTCGACGACCGGGTTATCGTCCCCGTCGCCGATCCGGAAGACGCCGAACGAACGACGACCGCGCTTGCCCCACGGCTCGACCGGACGAGCACCGTGATCATCGTTCACGTCATCGAAAACGACGACGGACAGGCCACGACGCCTCGCGAAGAGTACGCAAACGAGATTCTCGACCGCGCCTGCGCCCCCCTCGAGGGAAGCGACGCGACCGTCGAGACGGAGACGCTGTACGGCGACGACGTCGTCGCGACGATCTTCGACGCAGCCGAAACGCGGGACGCGAGCGCGATTGCGTTCACTCCGCGTGAGGGCGGCCGGATCACCGAATGGCTCACCGGCAACATGGCGCGTCGACTGATCCGAGAGGGGTCGGTCCCGGTGATTGCGCTTCCGAAAGTGTCGCTACCGAGATCGGACGACGAGGACTAG
- a CDS encoding alpha/beta fold hydrolase: MDELIDDPEREGVDVAGPRDAQSIVFLHGTAFSRAQWAPQRDALAEEFHVVAPDLPGHGTRAGEPFHLGSAIDLLETVVRTGAGGHAVLVGLSLGGYVATAYTGRFPDRVDGLMLVGSSANPVESTAILTRLLSMATRVVTRSSLFERSVERLGKRWVRNRNLRPEHEAEILEAGLYPRQLGMAGPNLAGYDFRADLETYSGPVMIVNGESDRLMRKEAPAHAEAGGTDSQARVVTVDGSGHVCPLHRPSAVSDLVATFATRIETERTL, translated from the coding sequence ATGGACGAGCTGATCGACGATCCTGAACGTGAGGGTGTCGACGTCGCCGGCCCGAGAGACGCACAGTCGATCGTCTTCCTGCACGGAACGGCGTTCAGCCGGGCACAGTGGGCGCCACAGCGGGACGCGTTGGCCGAGGAGTTCCACGTCGTTGCGCCCGACCTCCCCGGTCACGGAACGCGCGCTGGCGAACCGTTTCACCTCGGCTCGGCGATCGACCTTCTCGAGACCGTCGTCCGCACGGGAGCGGGCGGCCACGCGGTACTCGTTGGCCTCTCGCTCGGCGGCTACGTCGCGACGGCGTATACGGGACGGTTCCCCGACCGGGTCGACGGACTGATGTTGGTCGGAAGCAGCGCTAACCCGGTGGAGTCGACGGCGATCCTGACGCGGCTGCTAAGCATGGCGACGCGGGTCGTCACCAGAAGCTCCCTCTTCGAGCGTTCCGTCGAACGGCTCGGGAAGCGGTGGGTTCGCAATCGCAACCTTCGACCGGAACACGAAGCCGAGATCCTCGAGGCGGGACTCTATCCGCGCCAGCTCGGAATGGCGGGTCCGAACCTCGCGGGCTATGACTTCCGGGCCGACCTCGAGACCTACTCCGGTCCCGTGATGATCGTCAACGGGGAAAGCGACAGACTCATGCGAAAGGAAGCGCCGGCTCACGCCGAAGCGGGCGGCACCGACAGCCAGGCTCGAGTCGTCACGGTCGACGGCAGCGGCCACGTCTGTCCGCTTCACAGACCGTCGGCGGTTTCGGATCTCGTGGCGACGTTCGCGACGCGGATCGAGACCGAACGGACCCTGTGA
- a CDS encoding HalOD1 output domain-containing protein: MDDDSSRTGGTSDGHVISDWSGFDTPSVAIVMTVAAVRNRDPVRMQPLNDVIDVDALDTLLMTATSTVSLSFTYENVDVVVSSDGTVDVVQPSE; this comes from the coding sequence ATGGACGACGACAGCTCCCGAACGGGGGGTACGTCGGACGGACACGTCATTTCTGACTGGTCCGGGTTCGACACGCCGAGCGTTGCGATCGTCATGACTGTCGCTGCTGTCCGTAACCGAGATCCGGTCCGGATGCAGCCGCTCAACGACGTCATCGACGTGGACGCGCTCGATACGCTGTTGATGACCGCCACGTCCACAGTGTCGCTTTCCTTTACGTACGAAAACGTAGACGTCGTCGTCTCGAGCGACGGGACGGTCGACGTCGTTCAGCCGTCGGAATAA
- a CDS encoding TrmB family transcriptional regulator, whose product MTAYSARDTAIELLQQLGLKEYEARSFVALSQLPTGTAKEISDVSDVPRTRVYDAVRALETKGLVEVQHSNPQQFRSVAAAEAIETLRQEYESRLEELRDALQQVDAVNADDDADGVQEVWSLSGETAISTRTEQLLEAADREVVLAIGSERVLSADLLETLGSLDELTVIAAAPTDDLCDRLQAAAPDTEVFVSELEWLAPSPDDPNASVAIGRILMVDRDRILVSSLADDGNGIGERAVSGRGIGNGLVVVVRQLIATELLQSG is encoded by the coding sequence ATGACGGCATACTCTGCACGAGATACGGCAATCGAACTGTTACAACAGCTCGGGTTGAAAGAATACGAAGCACGGAGTTTCGTCGCTCTCTCACAGCTTCCAACCGGGACGGCAAAGGAGATAAGCGACGTCTCCGACGTCCCTCGGACACGGGTTTACGACGCGGTTCGCGCCCTCGAGACGAAAGGGCTCGTCGAAGTACAGCACTCGAACCCCCAGCAGTTTCGGTCGGTCGCCGCCGCCGAGGCGATCGAAACGCTCCGTCAGGAGTACGAATCGCGGCTGGAAGAGCTACGCGACGCGCTCCAGCAGGTCGACGCCGTCAACGCTGACGACGACGCCGACGGCGTCCAGGAGGTGTGGTCGCTCTCGGGGGAAACGGCGATCTCGACGCGGACGGAGCAGTTACTCGAGGCGGCCGACCGGGAGGTCGTGCTCGCGATCGGCTCCGAGCGGGTGCTCTCGGCGGACCTGCTCGAGACGCTTGGCTCGCTCGACGAGCTGACAGTGATCGCCGCCGCGCCGACCGACGACCTGTGTGACCGACTGCAGGCGGCCGCTCCCGACACGGAGGTGTTCGTCTCGGAACTCGAGTGGCTCGCGCCGTCTCCGGACGATCCGAACGCGAGCGTCGCGATCGGGCGGATACTCATGGTCGATCGGGATCGGATCCTGGTCAGCTCGCTCGCCGACGACGGAAACGGGATCGGGGAACGGGCGGTATCGGGTCGTGGGATCGGTAACGGACTGGTCGTCGTCGTTCGCCAGCTAATCGCAACCGAGTTGTTACAGTCTGGGTGA
- the ilvD gene encoding dihydroxy-acid dehydratase: MSDDEHFDYEKDDLPSREVTQGAERAPHRAMFRAMGFDDDDLSSPMIGVANPAADITPCNVHLDDVAASAIEGVDEAGGMPIEFGTITISDAISMGTEGMKASLISREVITDSVELVAFGERMDGLVTIGGCDKNMPGMMMAAIRTDLPSVFLYGGSIMPGEHEGREVTIQNVFEGVGAVADGEMAPEELDEMERHACPGAGSCGGMFTANTMSSISEALGFAPLGSASPPAEDESRYDVAYETGELAVEAVRDGRRPSDFLTRESFENAIALQVAVGGSTNAVLHLLAMAAEAGIDLDVEDFNEISRRTPKIADLQPGGERVMNDLHEAGGVPVVLRELLEADLLYGDALTVTGETMAEALERVDPVRIEELDADFLHTVDDPIHERGAIRILTGNLAPGGAVIKITGEDHLHHEGPVRVFEEESEAMRYVQEGHVEEGDVLCIRNEGPQGGPGMREMLGVTSAVAGQGHAEDVALFTDGRFSGATRGFSIGHVAPEAYVGGPIAALEDGDTITIDIDDLELSVDLTDEEIEDRLEGYDPEPAYESGVLAKYGRAFDSAANGAVTNPAVKRD; the protein is encoded by the coding sequence ATGAGCGACGACGAGCACTTCGACTACGAGAAAGACGACTTGCCGAGCCGCGAGGTGACCCAGGGGGCAGAACGGGCACCTCACCGGGCGATGTTTCGGGCGATGGGCTTCGACGACGACGATCTCTCCTCGCCGATGATCGGCGTGGCGAACCCGGCCGCGGACATCACACCGTGTAACGTCCACTTAGACGACGTGGCGGCGTCGGCGATCGAGGGCGTCGACGAGGCCGGCGGGATGCCGATCGAGTTCGGGACGATCACCATCTCCGACGCGATCTCGATGGGCACCGAGGGGATGAAGGCGTCGCTGATCTCCCGCGAGGTGATCACCGACTCCGTCGAACTCGTCGCCTTCGGCGAGCGCATGGACGGGCTCGTCACCATCGGCGGCTGTGACAAGAACATGCCCGGGATGATGATGGCCGCGATCCGGACCGACCTGCCCTCGGTGTTCCTCTACGGCGGCTCGATCATGCCCGGCGAGCACGAGGGTCGCGAAGTGACGATCCAGAACGTCTTCGAGGGCGTCGGAGCCGTCGCCGACGGCGAGATGGCTCCCGAGGAACTCGACGAGATGGAACGCCACGCCTGCCCCGGTGCAGGCTCCTGTGGTGGCATGTTCACCGCGAACACCATGTCCTCGATCTCCGAGGCACTCGGCTTCGCGCCGCTTGGCTCTGCCTCCCCACCTGCCGAGGACGAGAGCCGCTACGACGTCGCCTACGAGACCGGCGAACTCGCCGTCGAGGCCGTCAGGGACGGGCGTCGTCCCTCCGATTTCCTCACTCGCGAGTCCTTCGAGAACGCCATCGCCCTGCAGGTCGCCGTCGGCGGCTCGACCAACGCCGTCCTCCACCTGCTGGCGATGGCCGCCGAGGCCGGTATCGACCTCGACGTCGAGGACTTCAACGAGATCAGCCGCCGGACGCCGAAGATCGCCGACCTCCAGCCCGGCGGCGAGCGGGTGATGAACGACCTCCACGAGGCCGGCGGCGTCCCCGTCGTCCTCCGGGAACTGCTCGAGGCCGACCTGCTCTACGGCGACGCGCTCACGGTGACCGGCGAGACGATGGCCGAGGCACTCGAGCGCGTCGACCCGGTTCGGATCGAGGAACTCGACGCCGACTTCCTCCACACCGTGGACGACCCGATCCACGAGCGCGGTGCCATCCGCATCCTGACGGGCAACCTCGCCCCCGGCGGCGCGGTCATCAAGATCACCGGCGAGGACCACCTCCACCACGAGGGCCCGGTCCGGGTCTTCGAGGAGGAATCGGAGGCGATGCGCTACGTCCAGGAAGGACACGTCGAGGAAGGCGACGTCCTCTGTATCCGCAACGAGGGGCCCCAGGGCGGTCCCGGCATGCGCGAGATGCTCGGGGTCACGAGCGCCGTCGCCGGCCAGGGCCACGCCGAGGACGTCGCGCTCTTTACCGACGGGCGCTTCTCCGGCGCGACCCGTGGCTTCTCCATCGGCCACGTCGCCCCCGAGGCCTACGTCGGCGGTCCCATCGCCGCCTTAGAGGACGGCGATACGATCACGATCGACATCGACGACCTCGAGCTGTCGGTCGATCTCACCGACGAGGAGATCGAGGACCGACTCGAGGGCTACGATCCCGAACCCGCCTACGAGAGCGGCGTGCTGGCGAAGTACGGTCGAGCGTTCGACTCCGCGGCCAACGGGGCGGTGACGAACCCCGCCGTGAAACGGGACTGA
- a CDS encoding beta-ribofuranosylaminobenzene 5'-phosphate synthase family protein produces the protein MVTVSASARLHFGFQNLSLARERLYGGIGVALEEPRVTVAADPAEDVVANDPLLTEYAERAVDLLEVPGVELALEQALPRHVGLGSGTQLALTALAATARTYDLDARVRDRAPALGRGGRSGVGVATFEAGGFVVDAGHPTGRFTTDRPADGDWTVPPVVARHALPTEWRFLVVVPAAEPGRNGDDEDASIRTVIERADPAVADEIAGVLTRKLLPAAAEGRLEAFGDAVGEVGRKNGVWYADTQGGVFRPPAGDLVAKLEERPVLSGVGQSSWGPTVYAVTDRAHADEARTAALDALAACDLEGDVVLARPANDGAQVW, from the coding sequence ATGGTCACCGTCAGCGCGAGCGCACGACTTCACTTCGGCTTCCAGAACCTCTCGCTGGCCCGCGAGCGACTGTACGGCGGCATCGGCGTCGCCCTCGAGGAGCCGCGGGTGACGGTCGCGGCCGACCCTGCCGAGGACGTCGTCGCCAACGATCCGCTGCTTACCGAGTACGCCGAGCGGGCGGTCGACCTGCTCGAGGTGCCGGGCGTCGAACTTGCTCTCGAGCAGGCGCTCCCGCGTCACGTCGGCCTCGGCAGCGGCACCCAGCTCGCGCTGACGGCGCTTGCGGCGACGGCGCGTACGTACGATCTCGATGCGCGCGTACGAGACCGTGCGCCAGCGCTCGGCCGTGGGGGACGAAGCGGCGTCGGCGTCGCGACCTTCGAGGCGGGCGGGTTCGTCGTCGACGCCGGCCACCCGACGGGACGGTTCACGACCGACCGTCCTGCAGACGGCGACTGGACGGTGCCGCCGGTCGTCGCCCGCCACGCGCTGCCGACGGAGTGGCGCTTTCTCGTCGTCGTGCCGGCGGCCGAGCCGGGACGCAACGGCGACGACGAGGACGCGAGCATCCGGACGGTGATCGAACGCGCCGACCCCGCCGTCGCCGACGAGATCGCGGGCGTGCTCACCCGAAAGCTGTTGCCCGCCGCCGCCGAGGGACGACTCGAGGCTTTCGGCGACGCCGTCGGGGAGGTTGGCCGGAAAAACGGCGTCTGGTACGCCGACACCCAGGGCGGGGTGTTCCGCCCGCCGGCGGGCGATCTCGTCGCGAAGCTCGAGGAACGTCCCGTCCTCTCGGGCGTCGGCCAGTCCTCGTGGGGGCCGACGGTCTACGCCGTCACCGACCGGGCTCACGCCGATGAGGCCCGGACAGCCGCTCTGGACGCGCTCGCGGCGTGTGACCTCGAGGGCGACGTCGTTCTCGCACGGCCGGCAAACGACGGCGCACAGGTGTGGTGA